From a single Myxococcales bacterium genomic region:
- a CDS encoding SDR family oxidoreductase gives MTDRDLDEDFAIVTGAARGIGLAIARRLHRAGAKVALLDRAESDVQKSAASLGGIAIEVDIRDSASVDAAITQAHDRLGGLSILVNNAGMGILKPLHTYSDKEWDNILAVNLDGTFYAMRSAIPIMLEASGGVVVNNASVSASSPTRGELPYSAAKAGVIALTQGAAQEYGPAIRVNAVSPGVVRSPMTEPLYQNPEVLEPVEQAIPLQRTGEVEEIADVVHFLCSDASRFMTGQNLIIDGGMSLPQAGIDDVLKWSLNMIEKTRSN, from the coding sequence GTGACAGACCGAGACCTCGATGAAGACTTTGCCATCGTAACCGGTGCAGCCCGAGGCATTGGCCTCGCGATCGCGCGCAGACTCCACCGCGCCGGCGCAAAAGTGGCACTGCTCGACCGCGCCGAGAGCGACGTTCAAAAATCGGCCGCTTCCCTCGGCGGTATCGCAATCGAAGTCGACATCCGAGATTCGGCATCGGTCGATGCAGCCATCACCCAGGCTCATGACCGACTCGGTGGACTCTCGATTCTGGTGAACAATGCCGGGATGGGGATACTGAAGCCGCTCCATACCTACTCGGACAAAGAGTGGGACAACATCCTCGCCGTCAATCTCGACGGAACCTTCTACGCCATGCGAAGTGCGATCCCGATCATGTTGGAGGCCAGCGGCGGGGTGGTGGTCAACAATGCCTCGGTCAGCGCTTCGAGTCCGACCCGAGGCGAGCTTCCCTACTCGGCGGCGAAGGCTGGCGTGATTGCCCTCACCCAGGGTGCGGCACAAGAATATGGACCTGCGATCCGCGTCAACGCCGTATCGCCCGGGGTGGTGCGATCCCCGATGACCGAACCCTTGTATCAGAACCCCGAGGTTCTCGAGCCGGTTGAACAAGCGATTCCATTGCAGCGCACTGGAGAAGTCGAGGAGATCGCGGACGTAGTTCACTTTCTCTGTTCTGACGCATCGCGCTTCATGACGGGCCAAAATCTGATCATCGACGGTGGCATGAGCCTCCCCCAGGCGGGCATCGACGACGTCCTGAAGTGGTCGTTGAACATGATCGAGAAGACGCGCAGCAACTAG
- a CDS encoding acylphosphatase — translation MEETSTERHVIAHGFVRGRVQDVWFRESTRKCAVQLGLAGFVRNLPDGRVEAQFVGPIAAVKQACSFVEQGPTLARVDEVEGFEIEDLAEEGETTPSEFLIR, via the coding sequence ATGGAAGAAACGTCAACTGAACGTCACGTCATCGCTCACGGCTTTGTTCGGGGCCGAGTGCAGGACGTTTGGTTTCGAGAATCCACACGAAAATGCGCGGTCCAACTCGGGCTTGCAGGATTTGTTCGCAATCTTCCGGACGGCCGGGTTGAAGCACAATTTGTCGGCCCCATCGCGGCCGTGAAGCAGGCTTGCTCCTTCGTCGAACAAGGACCAACGCTGGCAAGGGTTGACGAGGTCGAAGGTTTCGAGATCGAAGATCTGGCGGAAGAGGGCGAAACCACTCCGTCAGAATTTCTCATTCGTTGA